One Natrinema amylolyticum DNA window includes the following coding sequences:
- a CDS encoding phage late control D family protein, which produces MSTGTNIQPRYSPRFKVDVGDTKFQEPGGRIADLVVETTLDGADRFSFTLNFPFDEELGEFSGLTWDDFAVGTDVEIAMGYGGDGTLTPLLTGSIRSIDAEFTTDRGPSVTISGYGLLWELMQGTRSDSWAEETVGTAVEDVLSSYPFSTVDVSDASIKREKLIQDGQSDYRFVQQLAETYGFEFYAERDTVRFRPRSAKGDGDGPVAELWYGEALHDFYAEITRRTQVDEVEVRSWDEQNKSEIVATAGSTNAKYKEVFRVQAMSRDEAKRVAETKLNRFSDGVITGHGEADGTPEIRAGSVITLAELGSRFSADYYVTEATHRMGSAGYRTSFEVTEVST; this is translated from the coding sequence ATGAGTACCGGAACGAACATTCAGCCGCGCTACTCGCCGCGGTTCAAAGTCGACGTCGGCGATACGAAGTTCCAAGAGCCGGGCGGCCGAATCGCCGATCTCGTCGTCGAGACGACTCTCGACGGCGCTGATCGGTTCTCGTTCACGCTGAACTTTCCGTTCGACGAGGAACTCGGCGAGTTCAGCGGTCTGACCTGGGACGATTTCGCGGTGGGGACGGACGTCGAGATCGCGATGGGATACGGCGGTGACGGGACGCTGACTCCGCTGTTGACCGGTTCGATCCGGTCGATCGACGCCGAGTTCACGACCGATCGGGGACCGTCGGTCACGATTTCGGGCTACGGCCTGCTCTGGGAGCTCATGCAGGGGACTCGATCGGACTCGTGGGCGGAGGAGACGGTCGGGACGGCCGTCGAGGACGTGCTGTCGTCGTACCCGTTTTCGACGGTCGACGTTTCGGACGCGTCGATCAAACGCGAAAAGCTGATTCAGGACGGCCAGAGCGATTACCGGTTCGTCCAGCAGTTGGCCGAGACCTACGGGTTCGAGTTCTATGCCGAGCGGGACACCGTCCGCTTTCGTCCGCGCTCCGCGAAAGGGGACGGCGACGGTCCGGTCGCAGAACTGTGGTACGGCGAGGCGCTGCACGATTTCTACGCGGAGATCACGCGGCGGACACAGGTCGACGAGGTCGAAGTCCGGAGTTGGGACGAACAGAACAAATCCGAGATCGTCGCGACCGCCGGCAGCACGAACGCGAAATACAAGGAGGTTTTCAGAGTACAAGCCATGTCACGGGACGAAGCGAAACGGGTTGCCGAAACGAAGTTGAACCGATTCTCCGACGGCGTCATCACCGGCCACGGTGAGGCAGACGGCACTCCCGAAATCAGGGCCGGCAGCGTCATCACTCTCGCGGAACTGGGGAGCCGATTCTCCGCGGATTACTACGTCACCGAAGCGACCCACCGGATGGGGAGCGCCGGTTATCGGACGTCCTTCGAGGTAACGGAGGTATCCACGTGA
- a CDS encoding LysM peptidoglycan-binding domain-containing protein — protein sequence MSGGGKLEKAQIMILNGKQKGETIDCKFNPNAYTLEKSVNYGELKATGSGASIMQFVDGNAETLSMELFFDTSDELDSNGSPDAERVDVRERYTKHIDTLLSVDGELHAPPVCRFVWGDGIDFTALVQRANKQFTKFLPSGVPVRARVTVSFMEYKTADYHKSEVSPESTDKTKVWTVTDGDTLWLIAAEEYGDSSHWRTIADHNDVEDPRAIEAGDKLELPPL from the coding sequence ATGAGCGGCGGCGGCAAACTCGAGAAAGCCCAGATCATGATCCTCAACGGGAAACAGAAGGGCGAAACGATCGACTGCAAGTTCAACCCGAACGCCTACACGCTCGAGAAGAGCGTCAACTACGGCGAACTGAAGGCGACCGGCTCGGGGGCCTCGATCATGCAGTTCGTCGACGGGAACGCGGAGACGCTGTCGATGGAGCTGTTTTTCGATACGAGCGACGAGCTGGATTCGAACGGGTCGCCCGACGCGGAGCGGGTCGACGTCCGCGAGCGGTACACGAAACACATCGATACGCTGCTATCGGTCGACGGCGAGTTACACGCGCCACCGGTCTGTCGGTTCGTCTGGGGTGACGGAATCGACTTCACCGCGCTGGTCCAGCGTGCGAACAAGCAGTTCACGAAGTTCCTGCCGAGCGGTGTCCCCGTTCGGGCCCGAGTAACCGTCTCGTTCATGGAGTACAAGACGGCCGATTACCACAAATCGGAGGTCTCGCCGGAGTCGACGGACAAGACGAAAGTCTGGACGGTCACCGACGGGGACACCCTCTGGCTGATCGCTGCCGAGGAGTACGGCGACTCGTCGCACTGGCGAACCATCGCCGATCACAACGACGTCGAGGACCCCCGCGCGATCGAGGCGGGCGACAAACTCGAGTTACCGCCGCTGTAG